The stretch of DNA ATGGAAACCCGAAGCATTCTTGTGGATGAACGGGAAATGGAAGCGCTTTTATATCGTCATGGAGAATCTACTCGACTAGCCTTAAACCTTGAAGGGGAAAAGCATCTTGGAATTATTAAAGACATTCAGAGAAGTAATAAGAAAAACTACTTATTGCACATCGACTTCCAAGTGTTAAATGAAAATGAGAAATTCCGATTCTCCCTACCAATTTATGTTCATAATAAAGAGGAAATGGAAAAAGGCGAGCAGATCGTACAAGTTCAAATGGATGAAGTGGAAATTCAAACCCTTCCAAGATTCTTCCCGGAAGACATTTTTGT from Isachenkonia alkalipeptolytica encodes:
- a CDS encoding 50S ribosomal protein L25, whose amino-acid sequence is MPIPALNIKYREDKGGKSANLARKQKKVPAVIYAKGMETRSILVDEREMEALLYRHGESTRLALNLEGEKHLGIIKDIQRSNKKNYLLHIDFQVLNENEKFRFSLPIYVHNKEEMEKGEQIVQVQMDEVEIQTLPRFFPEDIFVDLTLLKEKDNVTISDLNIFDNEELEILDDPETVIATLVYAAPEEEEETEEEEVTEPELIGEKKEDEEE